A single Pedobacter sp. PACM 27299 DNA region contains:
- a CDS encoding DEAD/DEAH box helicase encodes MPFTALGLSPALLKALADQNFTAPTPIQQTAIPAILNKKDVLGIAKTGSGKTASYVLPILMNLQQTIGVKNRHANVLVLVPTRELAEQVKEVFKTFSPALTKPVKTLAVYGGVSINPQMMGMQGVNVLVATPGRLLELVDNNAVHLSDIETLVLDEADKMLNLGFKEELNKILALLPKKRQNLLFSATLSPDIENINQIVLKDAVVIKLEAEEDTLDTINQLAYIVSEEKKGPFLRYLIQHHDMQQVLVFTSSTHQADAVVNKLKKNNVDARAIHSKKSQGSRTESLLLFKSGKLRVLVATDLMARGIDINFLPYVINYELPRSPKDYVHRIGRTGRAEAAGDAISLVSKNDLHHFEVIQKKMGKTVNLIDGENII; translated from the coding sequence ATGCCTTTTACAGCCTTAGGTTTGTCACCTGCTTTATTGAAAGCACTTGCAGATCAAAATTTCACAGCGCCCACTCCCATTCAACAAACCGCTATCCCAGCTATATTAAATAAAAAAGACGTTTTAGGTATTGCTAAAACCGGTTCCGGAAAAACAGCCAGTTACGTTTTACCGATTTTAATGAATTTGCAGCAAACTATTGGCGTGAAAAATCGCCATGCGAATGTATTGGTCCTCGTGCCTACGCGTGAATTGGCAGAACAAGTAAAAGAAGTATTCAAGACCTTTAGTCCGGCATTAACCAAGCCAGTGAAAACCTTAGCTGTATATGGCGGCGTTTCCATTAACCCACAAATGATGGGCATGCAAGGCGTAAACGTCTTGGTGGCTACACCAGGCCGCTTATTAGAATTGGTAGACAATAATGCGGTGCACTTATCGGATATTGAAACCTTAGTATTAGATGAGGCTGATAAAATGCTCAACTTAGGTTTTAAAGAAGAACTTAACAAAATCCTTGCTTTATTACCTAAGAAACGTCAGAATTTATTGTTTTCTGCTACGCTTAGCCCTGATATTGAAAACATCAACCAAATTGTGCTGAAGGATGCAGTAGTGATTAAACTGGAAGCAGAAGAAGACACATTGGACACGATCAATCAGCTGGCTTATATTGTTTCAGAAGAAAAGAAAGGACCATTTTTACGCTACCTGATCCAGCACCATGACATGCAGCAGGTATTGGTATTTACTTCCTCCACACATCAGGCAGATGCGGTGGTTAACAAGCTTAAAAAGAATAATGTTGATGCCAGGGCGATCCATAGCAAGAAAAGTCAGGGTTCCAGAACGGAATCTTTGCTGCTCTTCAAATCCGGAAAGCTCAGGGTACTGGTGGCCACAGATTTAATGGCCAGAGGGATTGACATTAACTTCCTTCCTTATGTGATCAATTATGAGTTGCCAAGATCACCTAAAGATTATGTACACCGGATTGGAAGAACCGGCCGTGCAGAAGCCGCAGGAGATGCCATTTCCTTAGTCAGTAAAAATGATTTACACCACTTTGAAGTGATCCAGAAAAAGATGGGCAAGACTGTAAACTTAATTGATGGCGAAAATATCATTTAA
- a CDS encoding histidine-type phosphatase, with protein sequence MFIFKADSAKALNQRGKQLKAALVHLQKVELKNLESISEIGKEELRGIAIRAYRVEPAFFAPNQLILINTTSKERTKQSAMAFLEGVSTASRGKMASIKWNEKDDVNLRFFDLSKPYLSFKALGPWHSSYDQLAKNLKQEAISARIFNTFFQADYAKRINAKEKIRFADDLYGFYSILPAIQQEVLKYGISDKDLNLNQFFTAAELAVLCQLSDADNFLKKGPGTDENGIQVRIAAPLLADFIRTTDAFIQSKPYSAVLRFAHAETIAPFAAILNLEGASTATKNIQTFDQLWKAKNIIPFSANIQMLLYKNPWNNSYLVKFFLNEKETKIKGLGTKIAPYYLYKDVRAFYLKKLKDLGLGLNSNMEEYLNNAK encoded by the coding sequence ATGTTCATCTTTAAAGCGGATAGTGCTAAAGCTTTAAATCAACGCGGAAAGCAACTAAAAGCAGCACTAGTGCATCTGCAAAAAGTAGAACTTAAAAACCTGGAATCTATTTCTGAAATCGGAAAGGAGGAACTCAGGGGAATTGCCATCCGCGCCTATCGTGTGGAGCCCGCTTTTTTTGCCCCAAACCAGCTCATATTAATTAATACTACGAGCAAAGAGCGTACAAAACAAAGTGCGATGGCCTTTTTAGAAGGTGTTTCAACAGCATCAAGAGGGAAAATGGCCAGCATCAAATGGAATGAGAAAGATGATGTAAACCTTAGGTTTTTTGATTTATCCAAACCCTATTTATCCTTTAAAGCTTTAGGTCCATGGCATTCCAGTTATGATCAACTGGCAAAAAACCTTAAACAGGAGGCCATCTCTGCGCGTATTTTCAATACTTTTTTCCAGGCAGACTATGCAAAACGCATCAATGCCAAAGAGAAAATTCGTTTTGCAGATGACTTGTATGGTTTTTACAGCATCCTGCCTGCCATTCAACAGGAGGTCCTGAAATATGGCATCAGCGACAAAGACCTCAATTTAAACCAGTTTTTTACAGCAGCGGAATTGGCTGTATTGTGTCAGCTGAGTGATGCAGATAACTTTCTGAAAAAAGGCCCTGGAACAGATGAAAATGGGATCCAGGTGCGCATTGCAGCCCCTTTGCTAGCCGATTTCATCCGTACCACAGATGCCTTTATCCAATCCAAACCATACAGCGCGGTGCTCCGTTTTGCCCATGCAGAAACCATTGCTCCTTTTGCAGCCATTCTGAATTTAGAGGGTGCTTCCACTGCCACAAAAAACATACAGACTTTTGACCAGCTTTGGAAAGCAAAAAATATCATTCCTTTTAGTGCAAACATTCAAATGCTCCTTTACAAAAATCCCTGGAACAACAGCTACCTGGTCAAATTTTTCCTCAATGAAAAGGAAACAAAGATTAAAGGCCTGGGTACAAAAATCGCTCCTTATTATCTCTATAAAGACGTTCGTGCATTTTATTTAAAAAAACTAAAGGATCTTGGCCTGGGCTTAAATAGCAATATGGAAGAATACCTGAACAATGCTAAATAA
- a CDS encoding pectate lyase: MKMTLYATLAATSIFMGMTSCKKSQLLGQPIETAPIPILNLPKEESAIAFPGAEGFGKITTGGRGGKVIKVTNLNDAGAGSLRAAIDTKGARIIVFEISGTITLNSALNLSNGDVYIAGQTAPGDGITIRKYPLNVKSNNVIIRYMRFRMGDEAKMEADAMGGYEWKNIIVDHCSMSWSTDECVSFYNNDNLTLQWSIISESLRESAHDKGPHGYGGVWGGKNASFHHNLLAHHDSRNPRFGERAGSAYALTDLVDFRNNVIYNWGSNSAYGGEAMNINLINNYYKPGPATKNSDRIFSIDKNKIAGTEVYDIWGKFFIEGNYVFGRSNPTNDNWTYGVYNQYSSGYGTVSAADKAAMKLSAALPTAQNVTTHTAEAAYLKVLDYGGASLKRDAVDLRVLDNVKNGTFTANGSSGAAQSKNGIIDNANDVGGWPTLMTLSPLLDTDGDGMPDSWEIAQGLDPLVANANGRNLSTGYDNIEVYLNSLVNTITLNQVKP, encoded by the coding sequence ATGAAAATGACGCTCTATGCTACACTAGCAGCGACCAGCATTTTTATGGGCATGACGTCCTGTAAAAAGTCGCAGCTCCTTGGCCAGCCAATTGAAACGGCTCCAATTCCCATCCTAAACCTTCCAAAAGAAGAAAGCGCAATTGCCTTTCCCGGGGCAGAAGGTTTCGGAAAAATTACGACCGGTGGCAGAGGAGGAAAGGTCATTAAAGTGACCAATCTGAACGACGCAGGTGCAGGCAGTTTAAGAGCCGCTATAGACACCAAGGGTGCCCGGATTATTGTGTTTGAAATTTCTGGGACCATTACCCTCAATTCGGCATTAAACTTAAGCAATGGCGATGTGTATATCGCTGGTCAGACTGCACCTGGCGATGGCATCACCATTAGGAAATACCCTTTAAATGTAAAAAGTAACAATGTCATTATCCGCTATATGCGTTTTAGAATGGGGGATGAAGCGAAAATGGAGGCGGATGCGATGGGTGGCTACGAATGGAAGAATATCATTGTAGACCATTGTTCAATGAGCTGGTCTACAGATGAATGTGTTTCCTTTTACAACAATGATAATCTGACTTTACAATGGTCTATCATTTCTGAAAGTCTGCGGGAATCTGCCCATGATAAAGGTCCGCATGGCTATGGAGGAGTATGGGGAGGTAAAAATGCTTCTTTCCACCATAATTTACTTGCGCATCATGACAGTAGAAATCCCAGATTTGGGGAGCGTGCAGGGAGTGCTTATGCACTGACAGACCTCGTAGATTTTAGAAATAATGTGATCTATAACTGGGGCAGCAACAGCGCTTATGGCGGAGAAGCGATGAATATCAACCTCATCAACAATTATTACAAACCCGGACCAGCTACAAAAAACAGTGACCGCATATTTTCAATTGACAAGAATAAGATTGCCGGAACAGAAGTATATGACATCTGGGGTAAGTTTTTTATTGAAGGCAATTATGTTTTTGGCCGCAGCAATCCGACCAATGACAACTGGACTTATGGAGTCTACAATCAGTACAGCAGTGGTTATGGCACAGTATCCGCAGCAGATAAAGCAGCAATGAAACTTTCTGCAGCTTTGCCAACGGCTCAGAATGTGACCACTCATACCGCAGAAGCTGCTTATCTAAAAGTACTGGATTATGGCGGTGCTTCTTTAAAAAGAGATGCCGTAGACCTTCGTGTTTTAGACAATGTAAAAAATGGAACCTTTACCGCGAATGGCTCCAGTGGTGCTGCTCAAAGTAAAAACGGAATTATTGACAATGCCAATGATGTAGGTGGATGGCCAACTTTAATGACGCTGAGTCCTTTGCTGGACACAGATGGCGATGGAATGCCAGATAGCTGGGAAATTGCACAGGGTCTGGATCCACTCGTAGCAAATGCCAACGGAAGAAACCTGAGTACTGGCTATGATAATATTGAAGTATACCTGAACAGTCTTGTAAATACCATCACCCTAAATCAAGTAAAACCATGA
- a CDS encoding DUF6766 family protein encodes MHLYGSWQNYNVTQAGKHLSKVSVMTYLAQPEFWFETFQNWQSEFLSVASIVVLTIYLRQKGSPESKPVDAAHWETGK; translated from the coding sequence ATGCACCTCTATGGCAGCTGGCAAAACTATAATGTCACACAAGCAGGAAAGCATTTAAGTAAAGTTTCAGTCATGACCTACCTTGCGCAGCCAGAATTCTGGTTTGAAACCTTTCAAAACTGGCAAAGCGAATTTCTTTCTGTTGCATCCATCGTGGTTTTGACGATATACCTGCGGCAAAAAGGATCTCCTGAATCCAAACCTGTTGACGCTGCACATTGGGAAACAGGAAAATAA
- a CDS encoding NAD(P)/FAD-dependent oxidoreductase encodes MENLKQYDVIIIGGSYAGLAAAMSLGRALKHTLVIDSGKPCNRQTPYSHNFLGQDGKTPKEIASLARQQVAAYPSIRFLEGIARSGKKTNNGFEITIGTGETFFAKKLIFSTGIIDEAAKIEGFEACWGISVLHCPYCHGYEVRKEKTGILGNGKNAYELAVLISNWTDQLTLFTNGKHSFTAEQLLQLKKHKIGIQEKIMERLNHTVGQLDRVVFTDGTSVKVKAIYSRHSFFQQCQIPQILGCEPTEEGYIKVDQNQETSIKGIYACGDCTTKVRTVANSVASGTTAGMMSSKQLIIEEF; translated from the coding sequence ATGGAAAATTTAAAACAATACGACGTCATCATTATAGGCGGAAGTTATGCAGGTCTGGCAGCGGCAATGTCGCTCGGCCGGGCATTAAAGCATACCCTGGTGATTGATAGTGGAAAGCCTTGCAATCGCCAGACCCCATACTCGCACAACTTTCTCGGTCAGGATGGAAAAACACCCAAAGAAATTGCAAGCCTGGCCAGGCAGCAGGTCGCAGCCTATCCAAGTATTCGGTTTTTAGAAGGCATTGCCAGGTCAGGAAAAAAAACGAACAACGGGTTTGAAATTACAATTGGAACCGGTGAAACATTTTTCGCTAAAAAGCTCATTTTTTCGACTGGGATTATTGATGAGGCTGCAAAAATTGAGGGATTTGAAGCCTGCTGGGGAATCTCCGTATTGCATTGCCCTTATTGCCACGGGTATGAGGTCAGAAAGGAAAAGACCGGGATTTTGGGCAATGGAAAAAATGCCTACGAACTTGCGGTATTGATCTCGAACTGGACCGATCAGCTAACCTTATTTACCAATGGAAAGCACAGTTTTACAGCAGAGCAACTGCTGCAGCTAAAAAAACACAAGATAGGTATTCAGGAAAAAATAATGGAAAGGTTGAACCATACTGTCGGACAGTTAGATCGGGTAGTTTTTACTGATGGGACCTCTGTTAAAGTTAAGGCGATCTACTCCAGACATTCCTTTTTCCAGCAATGCCAAATCCCGCAGATATTAGGCTGTGAGCCCACAGAGGAGGGCTATATTAAAGTTGACCAAAATCAGGAAACCAGCATTAAAGGAATTTACGCTTGCGGCGATTGTACTACCAAGGTCCGCACAGTGGCAAACTCAGTGGCTAGCGGAACAACAGCAGGTATGATGTCCAGCAAACAACTGATCATAGAAGAATTTTAA
- a CDS encoding MFS transporter, whose amino-acid sequence MLVRVLPAFLQPVYIATALSVAVAQGDQKNKNELMSIVFSGVAIAMVTTVPFATYLASQFSWEYSFMVQALVSAIAMAGIYFLLPSMPVREKKSYGSQLKILKQPIFLISTAMNFFMISGWFSTYSYFADYLNKAKYMDNVMVSYMLFLFGLIGVFANWIAGKMLNKNVTKTTAFFLSGTIIIPVLLHFSGGNTIATIIVILLWGFLYAPSFLNASTYMISSAPKSLEFANSLATSFGNLGVTLGTTVGGWIIATSGVSDTPWSTVVFGLIAFLMIGWRSYLERRDKTADTGLVFESESPNPACVLK is encoded by the coding sequence ATGCTGGTTCGGGTGTTGCCTGCTTTTCTACAGCCTGTTTATATTGCCACGGCTTTATCTGTTGCCGTTGCACAGGGTGATCAAAAGAACAAAAATGAACTGATGAGTATTGTTTTCAGTGGTGTAGCGATTGCGATGGTGACCACAGTTCCATTTGCTACTTATTTAGCAAGTCAGTTTTCCTGGGAGTACTCGTTTATGGTGCAGGCACTGGTGAGTGCAATAGCGATGGCCGGAATCTATTTCTTGTTGCCTTCTATGCCGGTCAGGGAGAAAAAATCTTATGGCAGTCAGCTAAAAATTTTAAAGCAACCCATATTTTTAATCAGTACGGCAATGAATTTCTTTATGATTTCTGGCTGGTTTTCGACTTATAGTTATTTCGCAGATTATCTGAATAAAGCTAAATATATGGACAATGTGATGGTGAGCTACATGTTATTTTTATTTGGCCTTATCGGTGTTTTTGCCAATTGGATAGCAGGAAAAATGCTGAATAAGAACGTCACAAAAACGACGGCATTTTTCCTTTCCGGGACTATCATCATTCCTGTGCTGCTTCATTTTTCAGGAGGAAATACGATTGCAACCATTATAGTGATCCTGCTCTGGGGATTTTTATATGCGCCAAGTTTTCTGAATGCTTCTACTTATATGATTTCTTCCGCACCGAAATCTTTGGAATTTGCAAATAGTCTGGCTACATCATTTGGGAATTTGGGGGTTACTTTAGGAACTACTGTAGGTGGCTGGATCATCGCAACAAGCGGAGTCAGTGATACCCCATGGTCTACTGTGGTATTTGGACTTATTGCTTTTCTGATGATTGGTTGGAGGAGTTATTTAGAAAGGAGAGATAAAACCGCAGACACAGGGCTGGTTTTTGAATCAGAAAGTCCTAATCCAGCATGTGTCCTTAAATAG
- a CDS encoding MFS transporter: protein MNTKKFAYIGCLGFVGVITTEFGVIGILPQIASHYEITIDKAGVLLSAFALIIAVTGPFMTLLTSGFDRKKVMLTAISIFLITGIVSSFSPPFGCSCWFGCCLLFYSLFILPRLYLLPLHRVIKRTKMN from the coding sequence ATGAATACTAAAAAGTTTGCCTACATCGGTTGCCTTGGTTTTGTGGGAGTGATTACTACAGAATTTGGCGTCATCGGAATTTTGCCTCAGATCGCTTCACATTATGAAATCACCATTGATAAAGCCGGTGTTTTATTGAGTGCTTTCGCCCTAATTATTGCTGTAACAGGTCCTTTCATGACCTTACTCACCTCAGGATTTGACCGTAAGAAAGTCATGCTTACCGCCATTTCAATTTTTCTAATTACTGGAATTGTCTCTTCATTTTCGCCGCCTTTTGGCTGCTCATGCTGGTTCGGGTGTTGCCTGCTTTTCTACAGCCTGTTTATATTGCCACGGCTTTATCTGTTGCCGTTGCACAGGGTGATCAAAAGAACAAAAATGAACTGA
- a CDS encoding DUF6266 family protein, translating into MAIFTVGPFGRPSGKIGNLVFYQLNGQLVGRRIGKPGKPSLKQKANRQAMSATMEFLKPMTDFINVSFKSEAEGSLKNPHNLATSYNKKHALTGEYPNIRVDYAEVILSKGLLESANELQISKGENGLHLSWNSGINENGADDDQLMVMVSHPGRKRASGYLNAARRGEGSCFLPLSKDWMMEEQMEIYVCFKSANGKLISDSAYAGNLNGAPASPEEQAKETLYQATKARFVPGDCRLS; encoded by the coding sequence ATGGCAATATTTACAGTAGGCCCTTTTGGGCGCCCTTCCGGGAAAATAGGAAACCTAGTCTTTTATCAATTAAACGGACAATTAGTGGGTCGCAGGATTGGAAAGCCAGGGAAACCAAGCTTAAAACAAAAGGCCAATCGTCAGGCCATGTCAGCGACAATGGAATTTTTGAAACCAATGACAGATTTTATCAATGTCAGCTTTAAATCGGAAGCCGAAGGCAGTTTGAAAAATCCACATAACCTGGCCACTTCCTATAATAAGAAGCACGCTTTAACAGGTGAATATCCAAATATTAGGGTTGATTATGCCGAAGTGATCCTCAGTAAAGGACTGCTGGAATCGGCAAATGAGTTACAGATCAGCAAAGGAGAAAATGGCCTTCATTTGAGCTGGAATTCTGGCATTAATGAAAACGGGGCTGATGATGACCAACTGATGGTGATGGTCAGTCATCCGGGTAGAAAGCGGGCGAGCGGTTATTTGAATGCAGCCAGAAGGGGCGAAGGGAGCTGTTTTCTGCCGCTTTCCAAAGATTGGATGATGGAGGAACAGATGGAAATTTATGTCTGTTTTAAATCAGCGAATGGCAAATTGATTTCAGATAGTGCTTATGCAGGCAATTTGAATGGCGCTCCGGCATCTCCAGAGGAACAGGCAAAAGAAACGCTATACCAGGCGACTAAAGCCCGTTTTGTTCCAGGTGACTGTAGATTATCATAA
- a CDS encoding pectinesterase family protein: MIKSHKIALLIFTFCLSLTSCKKGHDETIEDTTPFTEETVQVKPDKIVAKDGTGDYTTVQAAVDAAPVNATKPYVIAIKNGIYKEVITVPKLKNFLHFQGEDIDKTVLTFDNYAKRLDGNGVEFGTSGSASVFIKATNFKASNLTIQNTAGIDAGQALAINIGGDLAAFSRCKFLGFQDTYYAADQTTQYLKDCYIAGTVDYMFGGSTALFDNCTIHSLRDGYVTAASTPAGKKYGYVYLNCKLTGVSGTATVYLGRPWRPNANVVFVNCTMAAHIRPEGWNNWGNTANEATAFYAEYKSTGPGYQAGKRVAWSKQLTDTELKEYTVEKILGTWKPF, encoded by the coding sequence ATGATCAAATCTCATAAAATCGCCCTATTGATATTTACTTTCTGTTTAAGCCTGACCTCCTGTAAAAAAGGTCATGACGAAACGATAGAAGATACGACACCATTTACCGAAGAAACTGTCCAGGTTAAACCTGATAAAATAGTTGCCAAGGATGGCACCGGTGATTATACCACTGTGCAGGCAGCAGTGGATGCAGCACCCGTAAATGCTACAAAACCTTATGTTATTGCCATTAAAAATGGGATTTATAAAGAAGTGATTACCGTGCCGAAACTAAAGAATTTCCTGCATTTTCAGGGGGAAGATATAGATAAAACCGTACTTACTTTTGATAACTATGCGAAAAGACTGGATGGAAATGGAGTCGAGTTTGGCACCTCCGGTTCTGCTTCGGTTTTTATCAAAGCCACTAACTTTAAAGCGAGCAACCTGACCATTCAGAATACTGCTGGAATTGATGCCGGACAAGCATTGGCCATTAATATTGGCGGCGATCTTGCTGCTTTTAGTCGGTGTAAATTTCTGGGCTTTCAGGATACTTATTATGCGGCTGATCAAACCACACAGTATCTTAAAGACTGTTATATCGCCGGAACAGTAGATTACATGTTTGGTGGTTCCACCGCCTTATTTGACAATTGTACGATTCATAGTCTGCGGGATGGTTATGTGACAGCTGCCTCTACGCCTGCAGGTAAAAAGTATGGCTATGTGTACCTAAATTGCAAGCTAACTGGTGTTTCCGGTACAGCAACGGTTTATTTGGGGCGACCATGGCGTCCAAATGCGAATGTCGTATTTGTGAATTGTACGATGGCCGCGCACATCCGCCCGGAAGGATGGAACAACTGGGGGAATACAGCCAATGAAGCGACTGCCTTTTACGCAGAATACAAGAGCACCGGCCCTGGATATCAGGCAGGAAAAAGAGTCGCTTGGTCTAAGCAATTGACCGACACTGAACTGAAAGAATATACTGTGGAGAAGATATTGGGTACCTGGAAACCATTCTAG
- a CDS encoding aldo/keto reductase, with product MNKILKIVFSFGRCWQVLAGAGRCWQVLAGAGRCWQVQYTLIIFSRKEMEYRKLGASGLQVPVLSFGTATFGGSGDFFKAWGSTQGAEASRLVDICLDAGVNLFDTADIYSDGLAEEVLGEAIAGKRDRLMISTKATFPFGEAPNNQGSSRFHLLKQVEGSLKRLKTDYIDIYHMHGFDGNTPVEETLRTLDDLIQSGKIRYIAASNFSGWHLMKSLGISDRAHWNRYIAHQVYYSLANREYEWELMPLGLDQNVGAMIWSPLAAGRLGGKYGRNKPLPKTGRIAEGGSPVPEAVVNEEVFYNTLDALDEVAAETGKSVAQVSLNWLLQRPTVSSIIVGARNEEQLIQNLEAVGWNLSTEQIKKLDQASEVPTIYPYWHQRQNLSLNPIPKFH from the coding sequence ATGAACAAAATTCTGAAAATAGTGTTTTCCTTTGGCAGGTGCTGGCAGGTGCTGGCAGGTGCTGGCAGGTGCTGGCAGGTGCTGGCAGGTGCTGGCAGGTGCTGGCAGGTGCAATACACATTAATCATATTTAGCAGAAAAGAAATGGAATATAGAAAATTAGGCGCATCAGGATTACAAGTTCCTGTGCTCAGTTTTGGTACTGCCACTTTTGGCGGCAGTGGTGATTTTTTTAAAGCCTGGGGCAGCACTCAAGGGGCAGAAGCGAGCAGATTGGTAGACATTTGCCTGGATGCAGGGGTCAATTTATTTGATACCGCAGACATTTATTCTGATGGTCTTGCGGAAGAAGTATTAGGTGAGGCAATCGCAGGTAAAAGAGATCGGTTGATGATCTCTACTAAAGCGACATTCCCTTTCGGTGAAGCGCCCAATAACCAGGGTTCTTCTCGTTTTCATTTATTGAAACAAGTGGAAGGGAGTTTGAAAAGATTAAAAACTGATTATATCGACATTTACCACATGCACGGTTTTGACGGAAATACGCCGGTAGAAGAAACTTTACGTACGCTGGACGACCTGATTCAGAGTGGTAAGATTCGTTATATTGCCGCTTCTAATTTCTCTGGATGGCATCTCATGAAATCACTTGGAATTTCCGATAGGGCACACTGGAATCGTTATATCGCACATCAGGTCTATTATTCACTGGCCAACAGAGAGTACGAATGGGAGCTGATGCCTTTAGGATTGGATCAGAATGTTGGTGCAATGATCTGGTCGCCACTGGCTGCAGGCCGATTAGGAGGTAAGTATGGCAGAAATAAGCCCTTGCCTAAAACCGGGCGCATCGCAGAAGGCGGCAGTCCGGTACCAGAAGCGGTAGTCAATGAGGAAGTGTTTTATAACACATTAGATGCGTTGGACGAGGTAGCAGCAGAAACCGGTAAATCTGTTGCACAGGTTTCTTTAAACTGGCTTTTACAGCGACCAACAGTGTCCAGCATTATTGTAGGTGCCAGAAATGAAGAGCAGCTGATCCAGAATCTGGAAGCCGTAGGCTGGAACTTAAGCACTGAACAAATTAAAAAATTAGATCAGGCCAGTGAAGTACCTACCATTTATCCATACTGGCACCAGCGTCAGAATTTAAGCTTAAATCCAATACCGAAATTTCATTAA
- a CDS encoding alpha/beta hydrolase — MQLSEQVKKALDYIQSIEVPAIENKIAAGRSFYEKFIPMAGTEEAIFKVEQREILAFDQKINLRIYRPSAEEELPVIIYLHGGWFNAGSLATHDRPLRKLSNLSRAIIVAVDYRLAPEFPFPTGLNDGYNALEWVVENAKTLGADLNRLAIAGDSAGAALATAITVRALKNNLNKIVCQALIYPVTDAALQTPSWQEFKDGPVLNYEGAVEAWDLYLPLTERENPAASPLRETALSSMPATLIILAEYDPLRDEGALYAEKLKKSGVQVQQSLYKGMVHGFFQMGGIIEEGNLAIEETAHFLTQNFNK, encoded by the coding sequence ATGCAATTATCAGAACAAGTAAAAAAAGCACTCGATTATATCCAATCCATTGAGGTACCGGCGATTGAAAATAAAATAGCCGCCGGCAGGAGTTTCTATGAAAAATTTATCCCAATGGCAGGAACGGAGGAAGCTATTTTTAAAGTAGAACAGCGTGAAATATTAGCTTTTGATCAAAAGATAAATCTTCGCATCTATCGGCCTTCAGCTGAAGAAGAATTACCCGTAATTATTTACCTTCATGGGGGCTGGTTTAATGCAGGAAGTTTAGCAACCCACGATCGACCATTAAGAAAATTATCTAACTTATCAAGGGCCATTATTGTGGCTGTAGATTATCGGCTGGCACCGGAATTCCCTTTTCCTACGGGATTAAATGATGGTTACAATGCCTTAGAGTGGGTTGTTGAAAATGCGAAAACATTAGGGGCTGACCTGAACCGCCTGGCTATTGCCGGCGACAGCGCCGGGGCTGCATTGGCCACAGCAATCACTGTTCGAGCTTTAAAAAACAACCTAAATAAAATCGTTTGTCAGGCATTAATCTATCCGGTTACGGATGCTGCGCTTCAAACCCCATCCTGGCAAGAATTCAAAGATGGCCCAGTCCTCAATTATGAGGGAGCAGTAGAGGCCTGGGATTTATATTTGCCTTTAACGGAGAGAGAAAACCCTGCTGCTTCACCTTTACGTGAAACCGCGCTTTCCAGTATGCCTGCCACTTTAATCATTCTAGCGGAATATGATCCCTTGAGAGATGAAGGAGCGTTGTATGCAGAAAAACTAAAAAAATCGGGTGTTCAGGTTCAGCAATCTTTGTATAAAGGGATGGTTCATGGCTTTTTTCAGATGGGAGGAATCATAGAGGAAGGCAATCTTGCTATTGAAGAAACTGCTCATTTTTTAACTCAAAATTTCAATAAATAA
- a CDS encoding DUF6766 family protein: protein MNRTPKKHSYFHRNGLSIVFLSLFIVTLAAQALTGWKQHNQELPLHLFRSPILF from the coding sequence ATGAACCGAACCCCTAAAAAACACAGTTATTTTCACAGGAATGGCCTCAGCATTGTTTTCTTAAGTTTATTTATCGTTACCCTAGCTGCACAAGCCCTCACTGGCTGGAAACAACATAACCAGGAACTCCCTCTCCATCTGTTTCGCTCTCCTATTCTTTTTTAG
- a CDS encoding winged helix-turn-helix transcriptional regulator produces the protein MATRKEGSTNMLNEKCITEGCDLTYAVCKVGGRWKLLILCKLEEGKLRFGEIRKLIPGVTERMLTLQLRELEKDGLVKRTVYAEVPPRVDYELTDVAQELIPIWSQLSKWGTKHREMMK, from the coding sequence ATGGCCACAAGAAAAGAAGGTTCAACTAATATGCTGAACGAAAAATGTATCACAGAAGGATGTGATTTAACTTATGCGGTGTGTAAAGTCGGCGGCCGCTGGAAGTTGTTAATCCTATGCAAGCTGGAAGAAGGAAAGTTAAGGTTTGGGGAAATAAGAAAACTGATCCCAGGTGTGACGGAGCGTATGCTGACCCTGCAGCTGCGGGAATTGGAAAAGGATGGATTGGTCAAGCGTACGGTTTATGCGGAAGTTCCGCCAAGGGTAGACTATGAATTGACTGATGTGGCACAGGAGCTTATTCCAATTTGGTCGCAATTGAGCAAATGGGGAACAAAACATAGAGAAATGATGAAATAA